One Paenibacillus crassostreae DNA segment encodes these proteins:
- a CDS encoding sensor histidine kinase: MKRTPEYLQSLLYWWERRSLQSRLLLAYIFIILVPSLIVSVVSFNSLNETYIKDAMNKNTNLLEMEKLQIMNQIESMERSAQLAKLDKDVENYLTNENEQQTRELVEFNMNAFRNLTRIQFNNPNIEHLRLFSASEYVHEIWPIIFSEDRINQEPWYKHTFGLEEQQMWYFQDYDLDLMNSSIPENTPKISLFREISIIAGKHAGIIQVDMLLSNFSPRTFSDIHDDQSQLFLLDKDLQIFTRTNDSILLENTAMEQAIHDRFVTLQQAGTWDTHYEENGKSFLFLQVPIERTGAYLLNVVSMENVLKDISVIRNKTIGANVLFIALFTVIVYVLNSFILKNLVRLTEAMKKARRGELYTGITMSAGGEIGELAHHFNKLMYKINELVAVAVRKQALTKEAELRTLHNQIDSHFLYNTLENIKMLAEIDNNRQISDALTSLGGMMRYNFKWSGEYVKLKDEIRHIENYIAVMNIRFEDPISLIMDIEPSYMEVEVLKMSLQPIVENSVKHGWSDTIDEEESNGKKIHIVIETVKDDICISITDNGDGMGWEQLQELNRRIHTDDPHSAGIGLQNVHQRLQLFYGIRYGLEVTSEQGVYTKVLITFPRVLLTGGSTHEAYSADR, translated from the coding sequence ATGAAACGGACACCGGAATATCTACAATCATTGTTGTATTGGTGGGAGCGTAGATCACTACAGAGCCGCCTTTTATTGGCTTATATTTTTATTATTTTGGTGCCTAGTTTAATTGTCTCTGTCGTTTCCTTTAATTCTCTTAACGAAACATATATCAAAGATGCAATGAATAAGAATACCAATCTGCTTGAGATGGAAAAATTGCAGATCATGAACCAGATCGAGTCCATGGAGCGTTCGGCACAGCTTGCAAAATTAGATAAAGACGTTGAGAACTACTTGACGAATGAGAATGAACAGCAAACAAGGGAACTTGTTGAATTTAATATGAATGCTTTTAGAAATTTGACGCGAATTCAGTTCAATAACCCTAATATTGAGCACTTACGTTTGTTCTCGGCTAGTGAGTATGTACATGAGATTTGGCCTATTATTTTCAGCGAGGACAGAATTAATCAAGAACCATGGTATAAACATACATTTGGCCTAGAAGAGCAACAAATGTGGTATTTCCAAGACTATGATCTTGATCTCATGAATAGTTCAATACCAGAGAATACACCCAAGATCTCATTGTTTAGGGAGATTAGTATTATTGCTGGAAAGCATGCAGGTATTATTCAAGTGGATATGTTATTATCGAATTTTTCGCCTAGGACGTTCTCAGATATCCATGATGATCAATCACAATTGTTCCTTCTAGATAAAGATCTGCAAATATTTACACGGACTAATGATTCTATTCTATTGGAAAATACAGCGATGGAGCAGGCCATCCATGATCGATTCGTTACACTGCAACAAGCAGGAACATGGGACACACATTATGAAGAGAATGGTAAGTCATTCTTATTCCTTCAGGTGCCCATTGAACGAACAGGTGCTTATCTGCTTAATGTTGTCTCTATGGAGAATGTTCTTAAGGATATATCAGTCATACGTAATAAAACGATTGGTGCCAATGTGTTGTTTATCGCCTTATTCACAGTGATTGTCTATGTGTTAAATTCGTTTATTCTGAAAAATTTAGTTAGACTAACCGAAGCAATGAAGAAGGCCCGTCGTGGTGAACTTTATACTGGAATTACCATGAGTGCTGGCGGAGAGATTGGTGAGCTGGCACACCATTTCAATAAATTGATGTATAAGATTAATGAGCTTGTTGCCGTGGCTGTTCGTAAGCAGGCATTGACCAAGGAAGCAGAATTACGGACGCTACATAATCAGATTGATTCACATTTCCTCTATAATACATTAGAGAATATTAAAATGTTGGCCGAAATAGATAATAACCGTCAGATATCTGATGCACTAACCTCACTTGGTGGAATGATGCGTTACAATTTTAAATGGTCTGGTGAGTATGTCAAATTAAAAGATGAGATTCGCCATATTGAGAATTATATTGCGGTAATGAATATCCGTTTTGAAGACCCTATATCATTAATTATGGATATTGAGCCATCTTATATGGAAGTGGAAGTCTTAAAGATGTCTCTTCAACCCATCGTTGAGAATAGTGTCAAGCATGGATGGTCCGATACTATTGATGAGGAAGAGAGTAACGGTAAGAAGATTCATATCGTCATTGAAACCGTGAAGGATGATATTTGTATTTCTATTACGGATAATGGAGATGGCATGGGATGGGAACAACTTCAAGAGTTGAATCGAAGAATCCACACAGATGATCCTCATAGTGCAGGGATTGGTCTGCAGAATGTTCACCAGAGATTGCAATTATTCTATGGAATAAGATATGGACTAGAGGTAACTAGTGAACAGGGTGTCTACACAAAGGTGCTAATTACATTCCCAAGAGTACTATTGACAGGAGGAAGTACACATGAAGCGTACTCTGCTGATCGTTGA
- a CDS encoding extracellular solute-binding protein, whose amino-acid sequence MNKKRYFKRSMFLLVALVMVVTTACSSGNNNNAGANNKAASNSDPAAVETPVAELSADKPGWQIDTSPITFDWYLNFSWFANKWGVDATSQYITKKTGVDLNFIVPAGNENEKLNTLIASGDLPDFITLDKGEGSIQKMIDGELVLPLNELADEYDPYFFTASDAAKLSWYTKDDGNVYAYPNASSSPKDYAEYGDTYVSNQVFLVRKDMYEAIGSPDMRTPEGFLKALQSAKEQFGTVNGQPLIPLGLHEFGENGNYSLEGYIQNLLAIPKAKDGQLYDRSTDPEYIAWLKTLRQANQDGLLSKDVFIDKRPQMEEKIAQGRYFAMIYQRSDMAAQLNTLYANDPNSVYIAVDGPSNANMDTATLDGPGISGWTVTLISKNVKDKARAIRFLSYLNSEEGNKDLFLGEKGVSYDTIDGKDQFLPEVLELLNSDRSAFDKKYGASHTFWMLMNTNITAQWAPQAVEPFKQMEDWTKGKTVSASEFELLDPTGNSEEGIIASKLALQWGKTLPQLLMAESDAEFDTIWNEFQEKRKKDGVDQVNVFKQGKYEENVKKLEEFLK is encoded by the coding sequence ATGAACAAGAAGCGTTATTTCAAACGCAGCATGTTTCTGTTAGTAGCGTTGGTAATGGTAGTAACTACAGCCTGCTCCTCAGGAAATAATAACAATGCTGGAGCTAACAATAAGGCCGCGAGCAATAGCGATCCAGCTGCAGTAGAGACTCCTGTTGCTGAGTTGTCAGCAGATAAACCGGGATGGCAGATCGACACTTCTCCGATTACATTTGATTGGTATCTCAATTTCTCTTGGTTTGCTAATAAATGGGGTGTTGATGCTACATCACAATATATTACGAAAAAGACGGGTGTTGATCTGAATTTTATCGTTCCTGCCGGGAATGAGAATGAGAAATTGAATACGTTAATTGCTTCAGGTGACCTACCTGACTTCATTACATTGGATAAGGGTGAAGGCTCCATCCAAAAGATGATTGATGGTGAATTAGTACTTCCATTAAATGAGTTAGCCGATGAATATGATCCATACTTCTTCACAGCATCTGATGCTGCTAAATTATCATGGTATACAAAGGATGATGGCAATGTTTATGCCTATCCGAATGCATCCTCATCGCCGAAGGATTATGCTGAATATGGGGATACTTATGTATCTAACCAAGTGTTTCTAGTACGTAAAGATATGTACGAAGCCATTGGTTCACCGGATATGCGTACACCTGAAGGATTCTTGAAAGCGCTACAATCTGCTAAAGAACAATTTGGTACGGTAAATGGTCAACCCTTAATCCCACTAGGATTACATGAATTCGGTGAGAACGGTAACTATTCACTTGAAGGATATATTCAGAACCTTCTAGCGATCCCGAAAGCGAAGGATGGCCAACTATATGACCGTTCTACAGATCCTGAATACATTGCATGGCTCAAAACATTACGTCAAGCTAACCAAGATGGGTTACTTTCCAAAGATGTCTTCATTGATAAACGCCCACAAATGGAAGAAAAAATTGCCCAAGGTCGTTACTTTGCAATGATCTATCAACGTAGTGATATGGCAGCACAGTTGAATACACTTTATGCGAATGATCCGAATTCCGTATATATTGCAGTGGATGGACCATCGAATGCTAATATGGATACAGCTACTCTGGATGGACCTGGTATTTCTGGATGGACAGTTACATTAATTTCGAAGAATGTAAAAGATAAAGCACGTGCCATTCGTTTCCTCAGTTATTTGAATAGTGAAGAAGGAAATAAAGATTTATTCTTAGGTGAAAAAGGCGTTAGTTATGATACTATTGATGGTAAAGATCAATTCCTGCCAGAGGTACTAGAATTACTAAACTCAGACCGTTCGGCATTCGATAAGAAATATGGTGCATCACATACGTTCTGGATGTTGATGAATACGAATATTACAGCTCAATGGGCTCCTCAAGCAGTAGAGCCGTTTAAACAAATGGAAGATTGGACGAAGGGCAAGACGGTAAGTGCTTCTGAGTTCGAGTTATTGGATCCAACAGGAAATTCGGAAGAAGGTATTATTGCTTCGAAGCTCGCATTGCAATGGGGCAAGACACTTCCACAACTTCTAATGGCTGAGTCAGATGCTGAATTTGATACCATTTGGAATGAATTCCAAGAGAAACGCAAAAAAGATGGCGTGGATCAGGTGAATGTATTCAAACAAGGTAAATATGAAGAGAACGTGAAGAAATTAGAAGAATTTTTGAAATAA